GATGAGCTCGACCAGCGGCTCCGGGGCGAGACCGCCGTAACCGACCAGAGCGCCGTCGACGTCGAACATGGTATGCAGCAGATACTCGTCGTGGCAGGTCAGGATCTGCAGATCCGGGAACTCCTGGCGCAGGACCGGGATCTCGCGGTCCCAGCGGCGCATGTTGCGGACACCATTCTTGGTGGCGAACACGCCAGGCTGCGATGCGATTTCGAGCTGCGTTTCCAGGTCGTAGGTGGCTTTGGTGACGTCAGGGTACTGGAACAGGATCAGCGGTAGACCCGACTCGTCGTAGATCTGCTTGTAGCGATCCTGAGGGGCACCCTTCTGGAAGCCGAAACGCAGCCACCCATGCGACGGGTAAACGAGGCCGGCAGTGGCGCCGGCGTCCACGGCGCGCTTGGCTTCCTCGGCAGCTACCGCGGTGCCTTCGCCGGTGATTCCGGCGATGATCGGCAGCCGATCCTGTACTGCGTCGCGAAAGGCGGCAATGGTTCGGACCTGCTCGTCCTGGGTGAGGAAGGTGCCTTCGCCTGCGTGGCCGAGAACGACCAGACCTTTGACACCGTCCACGCTGGCCAGCCACGACCCGAGTCTCTGGATGGCAGCGTAGTCGACCTCGCCGTCACGGGTGAAGGGGGTGACCGGGGCGGGGGTCAGTCCGCGCAGATCTATGGACTTGGGATCGACAGTGGACATCTGCGTCCTCGCTTTCCTGATGGTTGCTGAACGGCGGCGGCCGCCGAGATCGCGGTCGTGAAATCGTTCTTGGGAACGTTCCCGCTATCGGTTGCTACACTATGTCCACACCAGGCGATGTGTCAACGGTCACGTACGGGGTCGGTTATTGCTTTCGTCGCAACAAGGATTCGAGGGTATTTGAGAGATGATGAGGGCGATGTCCACCAACAACACCGCCAAGCCGATGGGCGCAGACACCCCAAGCGCGGTCACACTGCT
The genomic region above belongs to Gordonia hongkongensis and contains:
- a CDS encoding dihydrodipicolinate synthase family protein yields the protein MSTVDPKSIDLRGLTPAPVTPFTRDGEVDYAAIQRLGSWLASVDGVKGLVVLGHAGEGTFLTQDEQVRTIAAFRDAVQDRLPIIAGITGEGTAVAAEEAKRAVDAGATAGLVYPSHGWLRFGFQKGAPQDRYKQIYDESGLPLILFQYPDVTKATYDLETQLEIASQPGVFATKNGVRNMRRWDREIPVLRQEFPDLQILTCHDEYLLHTMFDVDGALVGYGGLAPEPLVELIAAGKAKDYTRAREIHDRLLPVTANVYHRGSHMEGTVALKEGLVARGILEHATVRSPLLPLAAGADAEIAAALQSAGLGSVAAFA